tgtaaatataataaagagtaaaGTGCAGAGCGGCTGTTTTtgtagaaaacatttattatgaattggtgctgaacaaataaagattgattgactgaatGATTGATTATCTCCAAATGATAACAAGACATTTGACAGAACCCTGATAATGTAAAGCAGATTTAGAAACATGTATTTCTTATCCTCCCAACATGTGGTGTGATGTTTCCTCATAAACAAAGCGCTCATGGACTTACAGAAAGAACAACGCAGGAGACCCGGTAAGCCTGAATGTTACAGTCCTTTAATCCAAGGAGGtttgacaaatacattttattatgaatTATAGAATATCATTTGCATACACATACCAATACAGTCACAACCTGAGTGATAGAATATTCATAGCACCTCCTTAAGTTATCTAAGTGTAGATATTTGGAGGTAATCAGCATTTTCTTAAGctttaaacaaactaaatcagCTAAATCACATGTAGCCAAACAGACCTTTTCACTCACTAATTCAAACCAAAATccttcacagcagcacacatcCTTTTCCTCTGCGCTACTTTTGCATCCTTCACTGCACCACGGTCAGCTTTCCTCATGGTGAAGACCACAGCAGAGTAAACTTTAGTCTCCTCATCAATCTGGGCAAAGATAGACATGAGCTGTTAAACGGACAAAAACATAAGGACAACATGAACATCTTTAAATGATTTACCTGTTGATTTTTCACCCTCTCGCTGTTTAATTGCAGGACGACAGCAGCTGgataatgaaacagaaaatacatgcagagttaaaatgaaagatgaagaagGTTTGATGATTTTTTGCTGCTTAGAGAATGAGTTCGTCTAATTACTTGagccaacaaccacagctgttagGAAGATTATAACCCGGCAGAAAAGTGTCTTCCTCCTTCTGAGAACACGTTGTTACATGAAATTGTATAATGCTTTTAGAACGGGTCATCGTCACTAACCTTTAGATTGTTCACTTTCTTCTCTCGGAGTTTGGAAGCAAATGAGAGAAACATTTCCAATCAGAGAAATCACCAAGCAGAGTATCGCTATGACCAGCCCGATCAATTCAAAACTTGCTGTTCGTTCTAGacaagaatgaaaataaaaaagaatgatttaattattaatataatgtGATTACAGTTCAGGTTCAGGTGCGTTTATTTGTACCCTTAAGTAGGTTTGTTTGCAGCCAGCAAGATAACACACAGATTACAGAACAGATGTAACAATGAACAACACATTAGAGAAAGGGGAACTATATATAAACCAactaaaacatcataaaaacccCAAATAATTATAAAAGTGCTCAATGTTCTCACAATAAGAAGCATAAGGGAGAGAGATATCTCAACCAAtaatatcaaaaacaaaaatgatctcTTCAGGCAGGGTAAAAATAAGTTTTTgacgtgaaaaaaaaatgtttttgcaaatATGGCTACAGCTTGTTCACTTCTGTgatagcagcaggaacaaagctgtttttgtaCCGCTGTGTTCTGCACATTGGGACTAAAATCCTCCGTCCGGGGAGAAGCTGAAAATAACTGAGCAAAGGACGAGAATCATCGTTTATAATCGAGGTAGCTATCCTCTGCAACTGTCTCAGAGACGCCAGGAAGAGCTGAGACTCACCAATCAGACTCACCCCACATACAGTTTTCTTTCTAAAATCAATAATCATATGTTGAGTTTGAGATATGTTCAGCTGGAGGTAAGACTCCTCACACCTGGTACAAACTGGTCATTTACTGGGCCGTGGCTCGTCTCATTCTCTTGAAGCAGACATACAACAACGGAGTCATCGGCATATTTTATAAAGGATGTGTTTTATGATAAATATATGTGTTAAGATCATACCAATCTGCAATGAGACCATCATTTCACACTTTAATCTGCAGATTCTTAGCATAAAAAACGTTTGACCTTCAACATCTACTTTTGCCACATCTCCAAATATGTGCAGTTACAGAAACAGAGCTATTACGGTTGTCCGACTGTCGGCTCctgaaaacatataaaaacttATTGTGTTAAGATGTTACACTAAAATCTTCCAGGTGGATTcaactgtttgaaaatgaatgttaaaaaattaTTCATATCGAATGCTCTGCAGTTACCTTTGAAGTCAATCTTTGTCCCATTTCCAAACAATATCTCTCCACATGCGGCCACAGCACAGAAATAAGTCGAGGCGTCGGAGGAGTTGACGGTCTTTGAGAAGCTGTAGACACATTTCTGTGGAGAGTGAGCCTCTGGACTCTCCTCACATCCTCCAGATCTGTTTCCATGAGTGTAAATGACACTGGGATGAGTTTCGTCTGATCCGGCTCTGAACCAGAACACTCTGTGTTTCCCTggacatgtgttgttttcagactcAGAGAGAACAGAACACTGCAGAGTCATCAGGTCTCCTGGGTGGACTGGATCCTGTGAAATGTCTTGAACGACTGAGGTGATACTGGACTCTGGTCCTGAATAAAttcaacacaaagtaaatatgctggatttgttaaaaatattcaaagtaGGTGCAgtttgaaattaaaagaaaaacaatcctaGAAAGAATGGAAACATGTTATTTACTCATTCAGGGCACAGTTGTTTGACGACTGTCAAAAATGGTGTTAGGTATTATTTTAAAGGAGTTGAAGTgcattttatttacctttaatctgcagaaatgttccttttaaaactgtcattttaatCCACTCTTGTTTCACACAAAAGTAAAGTCCAGTGTCCCTGAGTTTTACTCCATTAATAATCACTACAAACGTTCCAGGCTCTTTTATTGCTGTGAATCCAGGAGTTTCTTCAACAAGGTCAGACTCAATGGAATTAATTCCTCCCAAAACCTCAGGCAAATCTCCAGAAACGAGCCGGAGCCAGAATAATTGTGTTGAATACCAAGAAGCATCACGAGGACACGTCAGAGtcacatcatctccaacaccaacagtCTTTGTCTCAAAGTTCTCATAGATGGTGCATcctgaagaaaacaaatatatgtCAGTGTTTAACAACAGAGAAAGATCATGTATGCTCtgtgctaaaaataaaacatattaacccTTAAAAGATCAGAATTAGACGAGAAGATTGGACATAAACTTACGAGCAAGTGTGAGCGTCagtagaaaaacaagaacagacttcattttctccttcgTCCACTTAATACAGCAGTAGAATGAACTCGTATGAGAAGCTGCTTCTCCTTCATAGATACATATAAAGTAGGAGGGAACAATCACAGGGCAATTTGATTGGCCCTTCATTATGAGGGTATTACTTTAGAACCACAGTGGAAATTTTTTTGACCGTCTTTCAAGCTAAAGCACATGAAACAATAGAAGCAGCAAGCTTCTGTTTCAAGTTTTCATGGTGGGTTTCTGTACCTGCTGCTGAGTGGAAACACAATAACTACAGTTTTCTTCAGTATTTTTTCAAACTCAACCAGTGGGTCGTGAAAGCATCAACTTTCCCATTTTGGCAAATACGATGATGGATCTTTCgaaccagaagtgaccatatttggatcTGGATGTGGATACACATTAGTCCCTTACATGCAGCAGTacccccctctctgtgtgtggttTAACATCCTTTTTGGAGtgttctgtgagtgtgtggagTCACATGTCTAGCGAGTGGTCCCTCCCCTAAGGTATATAAGTGGCTGAGACTGAGTGATCTGTTTCGTCTTTTTCTTAGCGCTTGAGTGTGCACTGATGAGTCAAACAATCCCCACTGCTGGTGACCAGTCTACTGGGAGCTGCCGGATATTATCTGGTCTGCTGGGGCCCGCAGAGGTCTTGCAGTGCCATTGGCGTGGGAGTCCGCCCCCTGGATGAGATGGCCTGTGAGTTTCGCAGTCAGGGAGGATCCCGTTGTTCCCTGCCCTCATTCCACACCAGGGCGGAGAAGCAGCAGACCCCAAATCTTTGAGGACTCCAGTCCACTTGTGCCTCAACTTCAAAGGTTCACAGACCAGGGTGTTTTTAGGCCTTTTTAGGAGTGAGAGTCACCACCATGGTGGCGGGGCAACGTTCTGCTCCCCCCTCATCCAGGGACCTGCTGACAGCCTGACAGTATTACGACGTCATGTACAAGAGGTAttcgtgcttaggcacggttagtcttgtgtagtgtgaccgcgggcctcACCAGACAGCAGGGGAATGGCGCTgtgggggggcaatcgtgcttgggtacagcacggtacggatggcgaGTGTGACCGCGCcgttagagaccgtaggtaccacgagcaggtctgataactgaaggctctacctcccgtagtacatttagagactgtaggtaccacgagcaggcctgataactgaaggctctacctcccatggtacatttagagaccgtaggtaccacgagcaggcctgataactgaaggctctacctcccatagtacatttagagacagtaggtaccacgagcaggcctgataactgaaggctctacctcccatagtacatttagagactgtaggtaccacgagcaggcctgataactgaaggctctacctcccatagtacatttagagactgtaggtaccacgtgcaggcctgataactgaaggctctacctcccatagtacatttagagactgtaggtaccacgtgcaggcctgataactgaaggctctacctcccatagtacatttagagactgtaggtaccacgagcaggcctgataactgaaggctctacctcccatagtacatttagagactgtaggtaccacgagcaggcctgataactgaaggctctacctcccatagtacatttagagactgtaggtaccacgagcaggtctgataactgaaggctctacctcccatagtacatttacatttagagaccgtaggtaccacgagcaggcctgataactgaaggctctacctcccatagtacatttagagaccgtaggtaccacgagcaggcctgataactgaaggctctacctcccatagtacatttagagaccgtaggtaccacgagcaggcctgataactgaaggctctacctcccatggtacatttagagactgtaggtaccacgagcaggcctgataactgaaggctctacctcccatagtacatttagagtcCGTACTTAgacctgcattctgggagtgtAATGTTCCTGAAGGGTAATACAGCATTATCagctctttaagataagatttTTCCTGATCAGAGCTTTGTAAGACAGGaaaggattttaaattatattctagATTTTATTGGGAGCCAGTGCAAAGAAgccaataaaagagaaatgtgatgCCTTTTCCTATTTTTGGTCACtacagctgcagcattttgtacTATTTGAAGAGTCTTCAGAGACTTACCAAGGTAGCTGTCTAGTGTGCAGCCAGCCTTATTTTATGAAGCCATAAACTCCCACTACATATCTCTTGTTGAGGCCAAACAGAGCAGGTACAAACCAGTGAGAGATTAGCACCTCCCCTCTGGCtggtgaaaaacacaataaaaacacttcacattgCTGCCTTTTCCTAAACCtaagttgttgttgtgataCTATTTCTAATAAAAACAGTATTATAGCTCTCTCACTTTAAAGAAGGTAATAGAAAAGTTAAGTTGAACTTCCTGAGATTCAAACAGAGTGCAGCAACAGAAAAAAGCCTCTTTGTATTCACACCTCGATGTGAAGCCAAACCACAACGGCGCTCGAGTTTCCATGCATGACTTGGTCTTCAGCTGtgactgtgaatgtgtgttcatctgtttgtttgtgtgtgtgggcaaaAAGTTGACCACAGGCAGAACACCTAAAAGTTTTAATGCACAGTGAACTAACCACTAGCATGCAAGAAATATCTCCTAAACTGTTTCTGCTtcatgctttctctctctctcacttaaaGTCAGTAACTTTATATGCACATTTACGTCCAGCTACAGTTACAGCTCAAAAAGGCAACTTTTTTTCAACCTTATTTACACTCGAGACATCATTGAGGGGCGGACTAGACTTTAGGGGTGGAGCATGCTTGAGCAaagtacagattgcctagtgtgagtgcgccctcaaACCTGACTGATATGGGCTCATGATTTTGGTTCTggaaagaaaatctttaaactaGTCATTTATTAAGAATTCTATATTGTTTGGCCTGTAATTATTGAGATTACCCTTGTCACCTCCCTTATGTAGGAGCAGGTGAGGGGTTTGTGGAGCATGCTCAAAACGCCTAGTCTAGTTTGGGTCTGACTGAGGTAGGACGTAGGTCAAGCAGCAGTAAAATCAACTGCTGCTTGTCGGTTTCAGTCCTcatggtttcctgtacacaaaaaaacagggaaTGTGGCAGAACCCTAAACTTGCAATAAAATCACTCCGCCAACTAGCCTTTAAGAGGAGTATGGCAGAGCTAAGGAGCAAGcatgtttcaacatttaaaggtagaatatgcaatattttacacataaatatagcagaaatccagtatatcctctgaaaataactctgagtcatgactgtcatGAGAGTCCCGTGGTATCTACACACTGTTTACATGGACGAGCCGGCTGGCCGGTTCATCCCCttgcatataaaagttgtttggttgagggactagagaaaagaagaataacatactttactcactgcttatttgaatgtcatgtaagcgtttttagatcacggtcatttggTGTAAATtcacatgcaatgtgaagctaccagcaaactaaagagcgctgcaacgggagacgtggagcagcagtaCAAAAAACGGCGCACTAAAAAAGCAGACATATATTGTTAATTGACATgcgacatttaaaaggttaccaatcctgccttaTCCTGTGATAGCCTATTTGGGTTGTACataaaagtaagttgtatttaacttcatcaaaaaaattcaatatttgtgtgtttctgagcacaaacaattacatttgcACATGCTGTCAGACAGACGGCTGAGGTGCTTGGAGGGGGGTCTAGAATGTTGGTGGTCCTAGTGTTAATGGATCAAGCAAATGTGTAAAACTTAAAGTCTTGTATTTACTTAAAATGCTGCAGTGATgatgtcctgtttgtgtttttgtgcagaatCTTCAAGGCTCGATTGTAAAGGTGCTCTACAGATTTCTGACAGGTTGTTCTGGGACCAGGCAGCTAAACCAGAAGACAATATGGCACCCTATTATCTCAAAGAAAGATCTGTGGTTTCTGATTGAACATCCCTGAAGTCAACCAGTGGTGTGTAAAAGCATCAACATTTGCATTTTGACAAATACCCCGATGGTTCTTTAGAATCAGAAGAGACCATTTTTGGACCTGGATGTGGATACACAGTCATTTTAACGCACACATGCCCCCTTCTCTGTGTGTGGTTTAACATCCCTTTTGGAGAgttctgtgagtgtgttgagTCGTCCGTGTGCGTATGTTTGCAAACCGTGCGTTGCATTCTATATCGTATAGGCTCCACCCTCTAAGGCTATTGCTATTGGATTTATCACTTGCGAACCTGCGCAGCACTAAAAGAGTTGTATGTTGCGGTCCACCCCCATCCACAAGGTGGGCCCCTCCCATGGCAACCTTTTTCTGGAGTGAGAGTCACCACCATGGTGGCGGGGCAGCGTCCTGCTCCCCCCTCATCCAGGGACCTGCTGACGACCCGTCTGGCAGACCAGTCCCACCAATGTGCCAATCAGGCGTCAGCAGCGACCAACAACCTGTCCAAGCCCATCCACGAGGAGGGCCCCGCCCCAGGTCTCCCCTGAGGTATAAAAGCGACTCAGACTGTGTCATCTGTTCCCTCTTTTCTTCgtgtttgaacttgtttttatgtgaatgtttacatttatatcaGACTCCAAAACAACACCCAGATTTCTTGCTTGATGTGTGGCTTCTGTGAAATTGATGGGAAATGAGCGCTGACTCATGATCCCTCCTGTTTGGGGCCGAATACAgttattttgtttgaaaaaggagAAGGCCAAGAATAGACCCTTGGGGGACCCCACGTGTAATCATTTCAtgttcagaaacatttttacaacctgaaataaagtattttctgcCTTGAAAGTAAAGAATACAGCCGTGCAAGTGGAATGACACCACAGTGTTCTGTATTTATGACTTTATAAAATCATAGCAGCTTATATGAGTATTCATAGAGGCCAGTCTGACTTTGGGGCCTTGTAATACCCAGTTATGCCGTTCTTTCAAGCCAAACAGAGTCATAGCAGGTGGCGggtcaacatgagtctggttctgatccaggcttctgcctgttcaacatgagtctggttctgatccaggcttctgcctttttttatcttcccattgttactttgctaaatgtttgtcTGCTGATGGATgaattttgtgtttctgtaaatataataaagagtaaaGTGCAGAGCGGCTGTTTTTGTAGAAAACACTTATTATGAATTGGTGctgaacaaataaagattgattgactgaatGATTGATTACCTCCAAATGATAACAAGACATTTGACAGAACCCTGAAAATGTAAAGCAGATTTAGAAACATGTATTTCTTATCCTCCCAACATGTGGTGTGATGTTTCCTCATAAACAAAGCGCTCATGGACTTACAGAAAGAACAACGCAGGAGACCCGGTAAGCCTGAATGTTACAGTCCTTTAATCCAAGGAGGtttgacaaatacattttattatgaatTATAGAATATCATTTGCATACACATACCAATACAGTCACAACCTGAGTGATAGAATATTCATAGCACCTCCTTAAGTTATCTAAGTATAGATATTTGGAGGTAATCAGCATTTTCTTAAGctttaaacaaactaaatcagCTAAATCACATGTAGCCAAACAGACCTTTTCACTCACTAATTCAAACCAAAATccttcacagcagcacacatcCTTTTCCTCTGCGCTAATTTTGCATCCTTCACTGAACCATGGTCAGCTTTCCTCATGGTGAAGACCACAGCAGAGTAAACTTTAGTCTCCTCATCAATCTGGGCAAAGATAGACATGAGCTGTTAAATGGACAAAAACATAAGGACAACATGAACATCTTTAAATGATTTACCTGTTGATTTTTCACCCTCTCGCTGTTTAATTGCAGGACGACAGCAGCTGgataatgaaacagaaaatacatgcagagttaaaatgaaagatgaagaagGTTTGATGATTTTTTGCTGCTTAGAGAACGAGTTCGTCTCATTACTTGagccaacaaccacagctgttagGAAGATTATAACCCAGCAGAAAAGTGTCTTCCTCCTTCTGAGAACACGTTGTTACATGAAATTGTATAATGCTTTTAGAACGGGTCATCGTCACTAACCTTTAGATTGTTCACTTTCTTCTCTCGGAGTTTGGAAGCAAATGAGAGAAACATTTCCAATCAGAGAAATCACCAAGCAGAGTATCGCTATGACCAGCCCGATCAATTCAAAACTTGCTGTTCGTTCTAGacaagaatgaaaataaaaaagaatgatttaattattaatataatgtGATTACAGTTCAGGTTCAGGTGCGTTTATTTGTACCCTTAAGTAGATTTGTTTGCAGCCAGCAAGATAACACACAGATTACAGAACAGATGTAACAATGAACAACACATTAGAGAAAGGGGAACTATATATAAACCGactaaaacatcataaaaacccCAAATAATTGTAAAAGTGCTCAATGTTCTCACAATAAGAAGCATAAGGGAGAGAGATATCTCAAC
This is a stretch of genomic DNA from Labrus bergylta chromosome 9, fLabBer1.1, whole genome shotgun sequence. It encodes these proteins:
- the LOC136180010 gene encoding uncharacterized protein codes for the protein MKSVLVFLLTLTLARCTIYENFETKTVGVGDDVTLTCPRDASWYSTQLFWLRLVSGDLPEVLGGINSIESDLVEETPGFTAIKEPGTFVVIINGVKLRDTGLYFCVKQEWIKMTVLKGTFLQIKGPESSITSVVQDISQDPVHPGDLMTLQCSVLSESENNTCPGKHRVFWFRAGSDETHPSVIYTHGNRSGGCEESPEAHSPQKCVYSFSKTVNSSDASTYFCAVAACGEILFGNGTKIDFKGADSRTTVIALFL